GGAAAAAGCAAACGACATTTATGGAGTTATCGACATCGCATGTGATAATTTTGAAAAAGCAATTAAAAGAGAAAGAGAACTGCACAAGTCCTACCACAAATCGAGTGTGAAAGGTTTAACAGAAGCGATGGCCGAAGAACTTTCTCCCAGGTATGAAATTGAAGACGAAGAAGACAAAATTGACAGTGTAAAAAGAGTTTATCTTATGCAAGCTTCGCTGGAAGAAGCGATTGCCCAAATGGACGTCATGGGACATCAGTTCTTCGTTTTCAGGAATGTCGATACCGGAGAAATTAATATGCTCTACAGAAAGAACGGAAAGTACGCATTGATAGAGTTCCAAGAGTGAGAACGATTAATAAAAAATCGGAAGAATTTGCTGAATAAAAAATATGAAACCAACAACAAGTGCCCCTTTGCGGGGCACTTGTTGTTGAATTGAGTGAGAAATGACGCAATTTTTGAGTGGTAAAAACTTAATTTTGAACAACTGGACAATATGCAATAGTCGTTTCAAGTATCTTGGCAAAGATATCCGAAACATCGTAATTAACGAATGGACCGTGAACGACTCTCTTTATTTTTCTAACCGAAGTACTTTTAATTATCTTAAGAAAATGTTTTTTGAGTTTCTTTATAACCTAACTTGAGTTGTTTTTCCGACGACCTTTTTGATCTTCTCCATAACATCTTTTGGACTTCTTCCAAAAACTCTTATCATTGCTTCTTTTCCAAACCATCCTTCGTCGTAAATGATGTCCGGTATCTGTTCCGAAGTTCTCACAGCACTTTTTATCATCCATTCCATCGATTTTCCATCTTCATTTCTAACCTCATCTGGTTCACTTGCTCTGTCGTACTTGAAAACTTTCAGCCCAGCATTCACTGCGTTTTCTATGTATTCAGGGAGGTACCTAATGTTACTAACACATCTAATCTGTGGGGCGTATTTCTTTGCTGTTAGACACATTCTTGCTGTGTGTGACTTGTCCTTAAAAGCAGGTCCTGACACAAATGTTGGAATTCCTTCTTTGAGCCTAATTCTTCCGGGGAATTTGGCTACTTCGTATTCATTTTCTGACCAAGGTAGAGCATACGACACGTTCTGCCCAACTTCAGGTACCGTGTACTTTCCTATTCTCACAAGCTCTTCGACTATCTCTTCGAGTTCTTCCAAAGCTTCATATTTCATCCATTCACGAGCAAGTTTTTCAGTCTGTACTTGCCTCAATGGTTCCTCCTTTCCGCTGAGTATGAGAATCTTTTTCATGATTCTCATTGTCTCAATTATGGCTTCGTTCGGTGGATATCCAAGATATATGAATCCTGCTAATAAACTGCTGAATGCACAACCTGTGCCGTGAAAGTGCGATTTACCATTGTGGATTATTCTTTCTTCTGCAAAGTACTTGCCCGAGTACAAAACAGAAATTCTG
The DNA window shown above is from Fervidobacterium changbaicum and carries:
- a CDS encoding ribosome hibernation promotion factor, with the protein product MDVKTFARGFELSEAIESYLDRKLEKVKRALGMFVSRDDVHIEARFDKDGPYYTLRLMTHINGKDIVVQEKANDIYGVIDIACDNFEKAIKRERELHKSYHKSSVKGLTEAMAEELSPRYEIEDEEDKIDSVKRVYLMQASLEEAIAQMDVMGHQFFVFRNVDTGEINMLYRKNGKYALIEFQE
- a CDS encoding thiamine-phosphate synthase family protein gives rise to the protein MLLVISGFDPSAGAGILQDIKSLSLLGITAFGVVSCYTVQNSERVFSITFRKWEEIERELSVLPEPKVIKIGLISPEFVKLIREKFPNAKIIWNVILSSSSGYFFESAEIVKENLDYADLVVLNNNEAEKLQVLHIAERDSDKKFVITFGHSNDHSDRISVLYSGKYFAEERIIHNGKSHFHGTGCAFSSLLAGFIYLGYPPNEAIIETMRIMKKILILSGKEEPLRQVQTEKLAREWMKYEALEELEEIVEELVRIGKYTVPEVGQNVSYALPWSENEYEVAKFPGRIRLKEGIPTFVSGPAFKDKSHTARMCLTAKKYAPQIRCVSNIRYLPEYIENAVNAGLKVFKYDRASEPDEVRNEDGKSMEWMIKSAVRTSEQIPDIIYDEGWFGKEAMIRVFGRSPKDVMEKIKKVVGKTTQVRL